cGGATTAACTAGTTGTGCCATAAATATACGCGAGTCTTAATATTAGATACCTTAactgaattaatttttttattttctaataataaaatttatataggATGATAAGATATATAGTTTGCTGTGTCTTCAGGAAACATATTGCCTGTTTCTTCTGTATAAGGTGAAAGAGTATCCATGGTATTCATACTATTTGTTCTGCCTCCTCCGAATCTACGAATCCAGGGACCTAAGGGTGTATACTAGTATGTATGAAATTAAARGAGTTAGatgtgatatatttattattgttgTACATGTAAAGAAAGTTATTTAGAAGTTCGTACTATAACGATATaagtttataaaatatatacatactcTATATAACATAGTGGCCGTTAATAAAACTGGAGCTGCACCAAGAACTGAATGAGAAACTTTTGTTCCAATATCTGATGATTTAGGCGTTGACTGTGTACTATGCAAACTGACGTTAGGATCTGTCTCGCCAGGATGATCTCCAGAAACTGCATTTTGTGCTTCGGGTCCTGCAGGATGATGCGAAGAGCTCTCTTTTGTAGCTTCTTCAGGCCCTGGAGAAGCAGATTTTGTCAGTTCCACTTGATCGTGACATGGCAATGTAGATATCACGTTTTCAGGATCATAGGACTTGAAATCATAGTAGAACTGGGGGCATTTATATGCATTGGAAACACAATGTCTATCGAAATAATCAAATACTGtgtgtttttctttaatttttttataatatatgcatcCTTTTGGATAGTTTTTAGCCATAGAAATAAGATAGTTATAATCAACATAATAATCGTACAATTTCTTTCTATTTATCCAATCCTCGTGATTATCAGTTTCGTATTCCGGCttacaattattataattaaccCTTGTTCGTGGATAGTGGTAAAGTTGATTCCATATATGTTGGAGACTACCAAAAGCAAGACTA
The nucleotide sequence above comes from Plasmodium vivax scf_3833 genomic scaffold, whole genome shotgun sequence. Encoded proteins:
- a CDS encoding variable surface protein Vir14, putative (encoded by transcript PVX_026190A), encoding MITDLFINICIYRSAQLIELPSEKFYNGMNIEDKNLSDKSNICESITWHKKEDSLIRICKKYITYLETSKVLNFVRPDYDVCILLNYWLYEKLSEIFGFQDSLYDISLAFGSLQHIWNQLYHYPRTRVNYNNCKPEYETDNHEDWINRKKLYDYYVDYNYLISMAKNYPKGCIYYKKIKEKHTVFDYFDRHCVSNAYKCPQFYYDFKSYDPENVISTLPCHDQVELTKSASPGPEEATKESSSHHPAGPEAQNAVSGDHPGETDPNVSLHSTQSTPKSSDIGTKVSHSVLGAAPVLLTATMLYRYTPLGPWIRRFGGGRTNSMNTMDTLSPYTEETGNMFPEDTANYISYHPI